From Haloferax marinisediminis, a single genomic window includes:
- a CDS encoding PD-(D/E)XK nuclease family protein, giving the protein MYEVADPSGNLELPTMLSFWLEEPTEDGFTDLSKTDSAVLDALSTGKNNVPHLRRGETVLVRGIPRLTSKNGQRLFINVTSVLIREPDIQIGKSEIRTQESCPREYYLRYVKKTYHNKSLNKNSFRGTAVHLVTEHAVDGHSEKFAANAWTEDEAVAFADEIIEEHLSIEQAKIGLAGIKLKEIKEQIEEIAARLFTSEAFCERIANATRIQTEHRLPSAYGYNGFVDIILDDVPYDLKTTRKLFESKQDKHKQQLKLYLFALLLEQLEVGEQIEERLETGQTGYLVYPNLEDSETVSIEQVTLELEDVATLLAARNEVADSRDTFGPPSPYNRDCDGCEFKHGYTHASTGETLSPACTFYCQDERRWPCYELSPSGAVETECSRFDDCGQRLAYRDTDVTDHYNALRSALQQERETRQTAGELLSSVDEDALARTGRVVTGLSLSGASQDTIVYNRDSAVVSAFTPGDIVRIEPESDGRTGRYVPYLGRRDGGFVFGFEDLDPVFMDPTETYRVWYGFDAETVTRKYLPYLDYAQRTGAKPGFEYEERNELAGEIELNDSADIVDHLDSDEVFVDLPARRDRTALLAETVSSLATAAYPHPEKEDEVVPEAGRRALILGTSPKEVEIAHRATPDGPNYRFDDFSTGSDTIHAGLRRAEIQKRLLESRTLVSSLQYAVRTGTFHDLAEGGYGDRDHSKRFFDVVVILGAEQVTEPVYLYLRDVADRVVTVGDKRAHGPKMVSSEAREHGLNRSYFEGAYERYASIPADGATSLQFDGEGNAFIRELFRDDPFEKLDSTLSFLGISGGESTDASEITLNASVRVRRGSGAPQKLVFDISHTSANPFEIQQTFIDREYLDATNLPSPEGSVLLDGTPLYLTSKEPLEGDMQSDSHRIVIHADADTIPAFSKTFLYNRIEARIVAQVADDYDPDYIVTPFEAHANELAFRLEEQGLDIPVKLAQELDGDIADRAIVSFAVANDAGILHPPLTDPETLYALFSAAEDILIVGHNQTLKSKDALKKLVTEQAEKYEP; this is encoded by the coding sequence ATGTACGAGGTCGCAGACCCGAGTGGGAACCTCGAGTTGCCGACGATGCTGTCGTTCTGGCTTGAAGAACCAACCGAAGATGGGTTCACCGACCTCTCGAAAACGGATTCAGCTGTCCTCGATGCGTTGTCGACAGGGAAAAATAATGTTCCACACCTTCGACGCGGGGAGACAGTCCTCGTTCGGGGTATCCCGAGACTGACGTCGAAAAACGGCCAACGGCTCTTCATCAACGTCACTTCAGTCCTCATCCGAGAGCCGGACATCCAGATCGGGAAAAGTGAGATTCGGACACAGGAATCCTGTCCGCGAGAGTATTACCTTCGGTACGTCAAGAAGACCTACCACAACAAATCGCTGAACAAGAACTCTTTCCGTGGAACAGCAGTTCACCTCGTCACTGAGCATGCAGTTGATGGCCATTCAGAGAAGTTTGCAGCAAACGCTTGGACCGAAGACGAGGCGGTTGCGTTCGCCGACGAAATAATCGAAGAACACCTGAGTATCGAACAAGCGAAAATTGGGCTTGCTGGGATTAAACTCAAGGAAATCAAAGAGCAGATCGAAGAGATTGCCGCTCGACTGTTCACGTCCGAGGCGTTCTGCGAACGCATTGCCAATGCGACAAGAATACAGACCGAACACAGGCTTCCATCAGCATACGGTTATAACGGGTTTGTCGACATTATCCTAGACGACGTCCCATACGACCTGAAGACGACGCGAAAACTCTTCGAATCGAAACAGGATAAACACAAACAGCAACTAAAATTGTACCTGTTCGCTCTTCTCTTGGAGCAACTCGAAGTCGGAGAACAAATCGAAGAAAGACTCGAAACGGGCCAAACGGGCTACCTCGTTTATCCGAACCTTGAAGACTCTGAGACGGTGTCGATAGAACAAGTCACCCTCGAGCTTGAAGACGTGGCAACGTTGCTTGCGGCACGAAACGAGGTCGCAGATTCTCGTGATACGTTTGGCCCTCCGTCACCGTACAACCGAGACTGCGATGGGTGTGAATTCAAGCACGGATACACTCATGCTTCGACCGGAGAGACGCTCTCACCCGCATGTACCTTCTACTGTCAAGACGAGCGTCGATGGCCGTGCTATGAGCTTAGTCCGTCGGGTGCTGTTGAGACAGAGTGCTCTCGATTCGACGACTGTGGCCAACGACTGGCGTACCGCGATACCGACGTCACAGATCACTATAACGCCCTCCGGAGCGCTCTCCAACAAGAGCGAGAGACACGGCAAACTGCCGGGGAACTCCTATCGAGCGTCGATGAGGATGCCCTCGCTCGAACTGGGCGGGTCGTCACAGGACTCTCACTCTCTGGTGCAAGTCAGGATACAATTGTCTACAATCGCGATTCTGCTGTCGTCTCTGCATTCACGCCAGGCGACATCGTCAGAATCGAACCCGAGAGCGACGGACGCACTGGCCGGTACGTCCCCTACCTTGGACGACGAGATGGTGGGTTTGTTTTCGGATTCGAAGACCTTGACCCAGTGTTCATGGACCCAACCGAGACGTACCGAGTGTGGTACGGGTTCGATGCAGAGACCGTGACTCGAAAGTACCTCCCGTATCTCGACTACGCACAGCGGACCGGCGCAAAGCCTGGCTTCGAGTACGAGGAACGCAATGAACTCGCAGGCGAAATCGAACTGAATGACTCTGCTGACATCGTTGACCACCTCGACAGCGACGAGGTGTTTGTCGACCTCCCGGCACGGCGCGACCGAACTGCCTTACTCGCCGAAACGGTGTCCTCGCTCGCCACTGCAGCGTATCCACATCCGGAAAAAGAAGACGAAGTGGTCCCCGAAGCAGGGCGACGTGCACTCATCTTAGGAACGTCACCAAAAGAAGTGGAAATCGCTCATCGAGCGACACCAGATGGCCCGAACTACCGCTTCGATGACTTTTCGACTGGCTCAGACACCATCCACGCCGGTCTCCGTCGAGCGGAAATTCAAAAACGTCTACTCGAGTCGCGAACACTCGTGTCGTCACTCCAGTATGCAGTTCGGACTGGCACGTTCCACGACCTCGCAGAAGGTGGCTACGGTGACCGAGACCACTCGAAGAGGTTCTTCGACGTCGTCGTCATCCTCGGGGCTGAACAGGTGACAGAGCCTGTGTATCTGTACCTACGCGATGTTGCCGACCGGGTCGTCACTGTCGGGGACAAGCGGGCACACGGCCCGAAAATGGTCAGTTCTGAGGCTCGTGAGCACGGCCTCAATCGGTCGTACTTCGAGGGAGCATATGAGCGATACGCATCGATACCCGCAGATGGGGCCACGAGTCTCCAGTTCGATGGGGAAGGAAATGCGTTCATCCGTGAACTCTTCAGAGACGATCCATTCGAGAAACTAGACTCGACGCTCTCGTTTTTGGGTATCTCTGGCGGAGAATCCACTGATGCGAGCGAGATAACACTCAATGCATCTGTCCGTGTACGACGTGGTTCCGGTGCCCCACAGAAACTCGTCTTCGACATTAGCCACACGAGTGCAAACCCGTTCGAGATTCAACAGACGTTTATTGACAGAGAATACCTCGATGCCACCAATCTCCCCAGCCCAGAAGGATCAGTTCTGCTCGACGGCACGCCACTGTATCTGACGTCGAAAGAACCTCTTGAGGGTGATATGCAATCGGACAGCCACCGCATCGTCATCCATGCAGATGCCGACACAATTCCTGCATTCTCGAAGACGTTCCTGTACAACCGTATCGAGGCACGAATTGTCGCACAAGTCGCCGACGACTACGACCCAGACTACATCGTCACGCCATTCGAAGCACACGCAAATGAACTGGCGTTCCGACTTGAAGAACAAGGACTCGACATACCTGTCAAACTCGCTCAGGAACTTGACGGCGATATCGCAGACCGGGCAATTGTCAGTTTCGCAGTTGCGAACGATGCAGGCATTCTTCACCCACCGCTGACCGACCCAGAGACGCTCTATGCGCTCTTTTCGGCGGCAGAGGACATCCTAATCGTTGGTCACAACCAGACGCTTAAATCGAAAGATGCGCTAAAGAAGTTGGTTACTGAACAGGCGGAAAAGTACGAACCCTAA
- a CDS encoding DEAD/DEAH box helicase, which yields MKDPAKRAEEVKSAYESYIIGNKGKAARNVYHRFQNTETDETFVGSRGPFMQALDIPNWSDQPWEEFSNEARLHPRVRHAFSSLGFKRLYDFQERAVKAVADGDDTLVTAATGRGKTEAWLLPILDYILRAKEGEIEGCDPQSVKALLVYPTKALAQDQLKRLIEYLYRINGELPKRKRITVGIYDGDTPTHKGEGGAEGYLRSSFKFFECPGYNEELAKCRGCSKNLRVTPDSGRFTVKPTKQQCESDVPLDFIHLTKNDVLEEHVDIILTNPDIINFRAMNVNATSEQDAFIYEPDFLVFDEVHTYTGLFGSYTSMLVKRLRALRRERFGDDNLQVVASSATVNNHNELFRKVAGTSDITHVDENPRTLDPIRPDSMPEVLSNVQIDEESLIQMGRDQSVTPPALADRAFVVDGHEELSRNEVAEAVREQVFEFVTTPEPSSAAVQAIQYVHGVLREKPQTREQLLAELTSTFDLTDTQAEQTLANVRTIGEFSGLLENRTHLFSWPLDGFYSCGRCDAVYRSPRGSCGECGYDFVTRATYCRHCDEESLVAWYCPECDQLDPYTPTEHGGRREDEHTCQRCAVGGKEVDSLRVTFRPWLECNDCGYVGKRKTTTTCDSCDSPTARVSAETAVCVNPACEKEYPVSYGCDVCGSDELEPKLSGETVSCPDCSETHHSEDTIVDCDCGKRVVNTHYLPWVCRKKDKKCSRTYFTQTPPDKCECGSRTFARAGLFELTHRRVCQNCESEVVTGFECGCGNPELVSRTVDVDTYGMFDANGGLRSPTDFQTGVPCYHSGTSYRRSRYDELTYSYDNLAVTTAQYLLRSVAEDEGFESSKMLSFSDSHQDMKRLRRDFDDPEVETVLDQVIVTSMLESDGWVSLEDVFDQSFTQLAEFQAQLSTTSDVTEGSVNILEKLKGGPRYRWDPEEAVKDRLLRRVLPHRYSKRFSEHDDPLSKVGVIDVRLDPRIDLDADERSIVRQLAGGNSLHIDALRENSGVNNPTPVLQGLVNGGVLEHDEDGGWVSLSPTALEVTVAGNGDNLWYDPQREETYSSLEHMFSLQSAKSVTLDTSLNELADPEHPRFTYRAYRATYAAAMLLWAEEYLGLTDKQKRRNIEYLFKEGKHPHFLSSGPTMEVGVDIGGLDSLLLFGTPPNMNAYLQRVGRAGRQSKSALVHSISKRNPIDYYYYENPVDLIHTSSKDVPLNEHNEEVLRVSLSWAIFDYIAANFAIPWELKRKGNRTTIKGGDSFVHQPSDADLEGCAKFTAVRAQTNEVLQLDTRRSKVQVLDEIVHDYADDIETYLSSLLDYRYCELCGEKYDADVDETRCTAEDCSGRIQYAATKYDDLIEAAVEEFADHYVYHFFNYTDELFEAQDELYERRRSLQRERKRSRDDDEATRLLDEVNRIRAQESVIDDHLDSIRQQKYSEFLRTSRQSKFAFNMRSISSTVETTLVKEDYAREQLGDNNGREMRMAIKEFHPGAAYLHENQTYVVARAKYDQFSSESVRSVVDETAGHDQLAEELVCPACHSAYPLDAETCSCDADVPLKPRRLAVLDSVTAYREDLSSSVGDSFRARELYADPDAGIQATFTDRDTTVLSFDTVDEFELEDESGNRVGTVEYGELDVLVHAESYRVKYRSGSIDSRETLFERCGHESCDGVIKRDPEDHSGRCTADPDHHPDDYEAPSEFVRLGYGYNTYGLRVRLDDDEGEATHALVHGFRVALQYLGGVDVRELGESIDDETMYLFDSQEGGAQITRLLVEADDDEFRNFEEAIDLIEEHFQCKCDSGCPLCVFQYGCDTYNDPQTLARNDVSALLDHGVTLAADSSN from the coding sequence ATGAAAGATCCAGCCAAACGCGCCGAGGAAGTCAAATCGGCATACGAGTCGTACATCATCGGGAACAAAGGCAAGGCCGCTCGGAACGTCTATCACCGGTTCCAGAACACGGAAACAGACGAGACGTTTGTCGGGTCACGTGGCCCGTTCATGCAAGCACTCGATATCCCGAATTGGAGCGATCAACCGTGGGAAGAGTTCTCAAACGAGGCCAGACTCCACCCGCGGGTTCGACATGCCTTTTCGTCACTGGGGTTCAAGCGCCTGTACGATTTCCAAGAGCGAGCAGTCAAGGCTGTTGCTGACGGTGACGATACCCTCGTTACCGCAGCGACTGGTCGAGGGAAGACTGAGGCGTGGCTTCTCCCCATCCTAGATTATATTCTTCGTGCGAAGGAAGGAGAAATCGAGGGATGTGACCCACAGAGCGTCAAAGCGTTGCTCGTCTATCCGACAAAGGCACTCGCCCAAGACCAGCTCAAGCGCCTCATCGAATATTTGTACAGAATAAACGGTGAGTTGCCGAAGCGAAAGCGCATCACCGTCGGGATCTACGACGGCGACACCCCTACACACAAAGGCGAAGGTGGGGCTGAAGGCTATCTCCGGTCTTCGTTTAAGTTCTTTGAGTGTCCTGGCTACAACGAGGAACTGGCGAAGTGCCGAGGCTGTAGCAAGAACCTCCGGGTTACTCCTGACTCTGGCCGGTTTACCGTCAAGCCAACCAAGCAACAGTGTGAGTCGGATGTTCCGCTCGACTTCATCCACCTCACCAAAAACGACGTCCTCGAAGAACACGTCGACATCATCCTCACGAACCCGGACATCATCAATTTCCGGGCGATGAACGTCAACGCGACCAGCGAACAAGACGCGTTCATTTACGAACCAGACTTCCTCGTGTTCGACGAGGTTCACACCTACACAGGACTGTTCGGAAGTTACACATCGATGCTAGTCAAGCGCCTCAGGGCGCTTCGTCGAGAACGGTTTGGCGACGATAACCTACAGGTGGTCGCGAGTTCCGCAACCGTCAACAACCACAACGAACTCTTCCGAAAAGTCGCAGGCACCTCGGATATTACACACGTCGACGAGAATCCACGGACGTTAGACCCGATACGCCCCGATTCGATGCCCGAGGTTCTCTCGAACGTCCAAATCGATGAAGAGTCGCTCATCCAGATGGGTCGCGACCAGAGTGTGACTCCGCCAGCACTTGCCGACAGGGCGTTCGTCGTTGACGGACACGAAGAGCTCAGTCGGAACGAGGTCGCAGAGGCTGTTCGCGAACAGGTGTTCGAATTCGTGACCACACCAGAGCCGTCTTCGGCCGCAGTCCAAGCGATTCAATACGTTCACGGAGTCCTTCGTGAGAAACCCCAAACCCGTGAACAGTTACTTGCAGAGCTTACTTCGACGTTCGATCTCACAGACACACAAGCAGAACAAACGCTTGCCAACGTCAGGACGATCGGTGAATTTTCTGGGCTGCTCGAAAATCGCACACACCTCTTTTCATGGCCACTCGACGGGTTCTATTCGTGTGGTCGATGCGATGCGGTGTATCGGTCGCCGCGCGGATCGTGTGGCGAGTGTGGATACGACTTCGTTACACGGGCAACATACTGCCGGCATTGCGACGAGGAATCACTCGTCGCGTGGTACTGTCCCGAGTGCGACCAACTAGACCCGTACACCCCGACAGAACACGGTGGTCGCCGCGAAGACGAGCACACGTGTCAGCGGTGTGCTGTTGGCGGAAAGGAGGTCGATTCGTTGCGTGTGACGTTCCGTCCATGGCTCGAATGTAACGACTGTGGGTATGTCGGCAAGCGGAAAACCACAACGACCTGTGACAGTTGTGACTCACCGACTGCCCGAGTCAGTGCTGAGACCGCGGTCTGTGTCAACCCAGCGTGCGAAAAAGAGTATCCCGTGTCGTATGGATGTGATGTCTGTGGCTCGGATGAACTGGAGCCAAAACTGTCCGGTGAAACAGTCTCATGTCCCGATTGCAGTGAGACACACCACAGCGAAGATACCATCGTCGACTGTGACTGCGGCAAACGCGTCGTGAATACGCACTACCTCCCGTGGGTTTGCCGGAAGAAGGACAAGAAGTGTAGTCGGACATACTTCACCCAAACTCCACCAGACAAGTGTGAGTGCGGGTCACGGACGTTCGCTCGGGCGGGTCTGTTTGAACTCACACACCGGCGAGTGTGTCAAAATTGTGAGTCTGAAGTCGTTACCGGGTTTGAGTGTGGGTGTGGTAATCCCGAGCTCGTATCCCGGACCGTCGATGTCGATACCTACGGTATGTTCGATGCAAACGGTGGACTTCGGAGTCCCACGGACTTTCAGACTGGCGTGCCGTGTTACCACTCAGGAACGAGCTATCGTCGAAGCCGATATGACGAGCTTACCTACAGTTACGATAACTTAGCAGTCACCACGGCGCAGTACCTCCTTCGGAGTGTTGCTGAGGATGAGGGCTTCGAGTCTTCAAAGATGCTCTCGTTTTCTGACTCCCATCAAGACATGAAGCGCCTTCGACGCGACTTCGACGACCCTGAAGTCGAGACCGTACTCGATCAAGTGATCGTCACCAGTATGCTCGAGAGCGACGGTTGGGTCTCGCTCGAAGACGTCTTCGACCAAAGCTTCACCCAACTCGCAGAGTTTCAGGCACAACTCTCGACGACATCCGACGTCACCGAAGGCTCTGTGAACATCTTGGAGAAGTTGAAAGGAGGTCCACGGTACAGGTGGGACCCAGAAGAAGCAGTCAAAGACCGTCTTCTCCGACGAGTGCTTCCACACCGGTATAGCAAACGGTTCAGTGAGCACGATGACCCACTCTCTAAAGTTGGTGTCATCGACGTTCGTCTTGACCCAAGAATCGACTTGGATGCAGACGAGCGGTCGATCGTCCGCCAACTTGCCGGTGGAAACAGCCTCCACATCGACGCCCTCCGTGAGAACTCTGGGGTAAACAACCCGACACCAGTGCTCCAGGGGCTAGTCAATGGTGGTGTGCTGGAACACGACGAAGACGGTGGCTGGGTCTCACTGTCGCCGACTGCACTCGAAGTAACCGTCGCAGGCAACGGAGACAACCTGTGGTACGACCCACAACGGGAAGAGACATACTCCTCTCTCGAACACATGTTCAGTCTGCAGTCTGCCAAGTCCGTCACACTCGACACATCACTGAACGAACTTGCAGATCCTGAACACCCACGGTTCACCTATCGCGCGTACAGAGCAACGTATGCGGCGGCCATGTTGCTGTGGGCAGAGGAATATCTTGGATTAACAGATAAGCAAAAACGACGGAATATCGAGTACCTGTTCAAAGAGGGCAAACATCCACACTTCCTCTCATCAGGTCCCACGATGGAAGTCGGGGTCGACATAGGTGGACTCGACTCGCTGTTGCTGTTCGGAACGCCACCGAACATGAACGCCTATCTCCAGCGGGTCGGTCGTGCAGGCCGCCAATCGAAGTCTGCACTGGTCCACAGCATCAGCAAACGCAACCCAATCGACTACTACTACTACGAGAACCCTGTCGACCTGATCCACACCTCGTCAAAAGACGTCCCACTCAACGAACACAACGAGGAGGTCCTCCGCGTGTCGCTTTCGTGGGCCATCTTCGATTACATCGCCGCGAACTTCGCAATCCCGTGGGAGTTGAAACGAAAAGGGAACCGAACAACAATCAAAGGTGGCGACAGTTTCGTCCACCAACCGTCCGACGCAGACCTCGAAGGCTGTGCGAAATTCACCGCAGTTCGGGCACAGACGAACGAAGTACTCCAACTCGACACGCGCCGGTCGAAAGTACAGGTGTTAGATGAAATTGTCCACGATTACGCCGATGACATCGAGACGTATCTCTCTTCACTGCTCGATTATCGCTACTGTGAGCTCTGCGGCGAAAAGTACGACGCCGATGTAGACGAGACACGGTGTACAGCAGAAGATTGCTCCGGTCGAATCCAGTACGCTGCAACAAAATACGACGACCTCATAGAGGCCGCAGTCGAAGAGTTCGCAGACCACTATGTCTATCACTTCTTCAACTACACCGACGAGTTGTTCGAAGCACAAGACGAGTTGTACGAGCGGCGACGGTCGCTCCAGCGCGAGAGGAAGCGGTCACGAGACGATGACGAAGCAACTCGACTCTTAGACGAAGTAAACCGGATTCGAGCACAAGAGTCGGTCATCGACGACCACCTCGACTCGATTCGTCAGCAAAAGTACAGTGAGTTCCTCCGGACGTCGCGACAGAGTAAGTTCGCGTTCAACATGCGTTCGATTTCGTCGACCGTCGAAACAACACTGGTTAAAGAGGATTATGCCAGAGAGCAACTCGGCGATAACAATGGCCGTGAAATGCGAATGGCCATCAAAGAGTTCCATCCTGGTGCTGCGTATCTCCACGAGAATCAAACATACGTGGTTGCCCGTGCGAAGTACGACCAGTTCTCCTCTGAATCGGTTCGGTCGGTCGTCGACGAAACAGCGGGACACGACCAACTCGCCGAAGAGTTGGTCTGCCCAGCATGTCACTCGGCGTATCCCTTGGACGCAGAGACCTGTTCGTGCGATGCCGATGTGCCATTGAAACCACGTCGGCTCGCCGTTCTCGATTCGGTAACGGCGTATCGAGAAGACCTCTCGTCGTCTGTTGGTGATTCGTTCCGCGCACGTGAACTTTACGCAGACCCGGATGCAGGCATTCAAGCGACGTTCACTGACCGCGACACGACAGTCCTCTCGTTCGATACCGTCGACGAGTTTGAACTCGAAGACGAGAGTGGAAATCGAGTCGGCACTGTCGAATACGGGGAACTGGACGTCCTCGTCCACGCCGAGAGCTATCGAGTCAAGTACAGAAGCGGGAGCATCGACTCGCGTGAGACGCTCTTCGAACGATGTGGTCACGAGAGTTGTGACGGCGTCATCAAACGTGACCCCGAAGACCACAGTGGCCGGTGTACCGCAGACCCGGACCACCACCCTGATGACTACGAAGCGCCGTCTGAGTTCGTCCGACTCGGATACGGATATAACACCTATGGCCTGCGGGTTCGCCTTGACGACGATGAAGGCGAAGCAACACACGCACTCGTCCACGGATTCCGTGTTGCACTCCAGTACCTCGGTGGGGTCGATGTGCGCGAACTCGGCGAGAGTATCGACGACGAGACGATGTATCTGTTCGACTCACAGGAAGGTGGTGCACAAATCACCCGACTCCTCGTCGAAGCAGATGACGACGAATTCAGGAATTTCGAAGAAGCAATCGACCTCATCGAAGAGCACTTCCAGTGCAAGTGTGACAGTGGGTGTCCGCTCTGTGTCTTCCAGTACGGGTGTGACACCTACAACGACCCACAAACGCTTGCTCGCAACGACGTCTCTGCACTGCTCGATCACGGGGTCACACTCGCGGCCGATTCCAGCAACTAA